In Picosynechococcus sp. PCC 7002, the following are encoded in one genomic region:
- the rpsU gene encoding 30S ribosomal protein S21 → MTQVVVGQNENIESALRRFKRQVSKAGIFADIKRRRHFETPIEKRKRKAVARRKKRFR, encoded by the coding sequence ATGACCCAAGTGGTTGTTGGACAAAACGAAAATATCGAATCTGCATTACGTCGCTTTAAGCGTCAAGTTTCTAAAGCTGGTATTTTTGCTGATATCAAACGTCGTCGTCACTTTGAAACGCCCATCGAGAAGCGTAAGCGTAAGGCTGTGGCCCGTCGGAAGAAGCGTTTCCGCTAA